The Victivallis sp. Marseille-Q1083 DNA window GGATGAATTGTCCCGGGTCAACGGCGTCGGCGATATCGGCCTGCTGGGCAATTTGAATTATGCGATGCGCATCTGGCTCGATCCGGACCGGATGGCCAGTCTGGGCTTGGATGTCAACGACATCTCTTCCGCCATCAAAGCCCAGAATGTGCAGGTTTCTTCCGGGGCGCTCGGGGAAGCGCCGACGCCGGCCGATCAGATTTTCCGTTTTTCCATCCAGACGCAGGGCCGGTTGACTTCGGTGGAGGAGTTTGAAAACATCGTCATACGCGCTCTGGATGACGGCGCCCAGGTGAAGCTGAAGGATGTCGCCAAAGTGGAGCTCGGGGCGGAAACTTACACCTCCTCCGGCCTACTCAACGATGCGCCGGCGGCACTGCTGGCGATTTACCAGTTGAACGATGCCAACGGGCTGGCGATTGCCGAGGCGTGCAAAGCGAAGTTGGCCGAGCTGGCCGAGTCGTTTCCGGACGATTTGGAGTACGGCTTTCAATACGACACCACCAAATTCATCGACGCGTCGATCAGCGAAGTGGAGCGGACGCTGTTTGAAGCGGTGATCCTGGTGGTGCTGGTCACCTTCATCTTCCTGCAGAACTGGCGGATGACGCTGGTGCCGACCATCGCCATTCCGGTGTCGCTGATCGGGACGTTTGCCGTGCTGCTGTCGATCGGCTATTCGATCAATTTGATCACTTTGTTCGGTTTGATCCTGGCGATCGGCATCGTCGTCGACGACGCCATCGTCGTCATCGAAAATGTCAGCCGCTTGATGGAGGAGGAAAAATTGTCGCCGAAAGCGGCTGCGCTGAAATCGATGGAGGAAGTTACCGGTCCGGTCATCGCCACGACGGCGGTATTGCTGGCGATGTTCGTGCCGGTCTGTTTTTTGTCCGGCATCACCGGGGAGATGTACCGGCAGTTCGGCATCACCATTTCGGTGGCGGTGGCGATTTCGGCGATCAACGCCCTGACCCTGAGTCCGGCATTGAGTGCGATTCTGCTCAAACCGCCGTCGAAGCAGCCGCGCCGGAAATTTTTCGCCTTCCGCTGGTTCGATGCTTTTTTCGACCGTTTGACGGCCTCGTACGGCTGGACAGTCGGTAAACTGCTGCGGGCGGCCCTGCTGGTGTTCGTCATCTATTGCGCCCTGACTTTTCTGACCTTGCGGCTGTTCAACCAGTTGCCGACCGGTTTCATTCCCGGCGAGGATCAGGGAGCCTTTTTCGTCAACGTTCAATTGCCGGACAATGCTTCGCTGGAGCGCACCGAGGCGGTCGTCAAACGGATCAACGACATCCTGTTGGCGGAACCGGGCGTGTCCGACGTCATCGCCAGCCCCGGTTTCAGTATTTTGACCGGTACGAACGCGTCGAACAATGCGATGATGATCGGCGTGCTCAAGGACTGGTCCGAACGGCAGACGCCGGATTTGTATCAAAGCGCCATCGTCAGCCGGGTGCAGAAGAAGTTGAGTGCCATTCCGGAAGCGGTGATTCAGGCGTTCGACATTCCGACCATTCCGGGCATCGGCGTCACCGGCGGTTTTTCGTTCGTCGTCGAAGACACCACCGGAACCGATCCGGCCAGGATGATGGAAGCGCTGGACCAGTTGATCGCCGAGGCCAACCAGGATCCGGCCCTGACGCAGGTCTATACCACCTACCGGGCGGCGCTGCGGCAGGTCTATCTGGAAATCGACCGGGAAAAAGCGTTGAAGATGGGAGTCAGTCTGGACAGCATCAACAATGCGCTGCAGGGGTTGATGGGATATGCCTACGTCAACGATTTCAATAAATTCGGCAAGGTCTACAAGGTGGAAATTCAGTCTCAGGCCGACAGCCGCGCCGTCACTTCGGATATCAACCGGCTGTACGTCCGCAACAGCGGCGGTGAAATGGTGCCGCTGAATACGCTGGTGATGGTCAAAACCCGTTATGCGCCGCAGTATCTGACGCGATATAACATGTATTCTTCCGCGACGGTCCAGGGGATGCCGCGTCCCGGCGTCAGTTCCGGAACGGCGATGGCGGCGATGGAGGCGGTGGCCAAGCGGACTTTGCCGGCCGGCATGCGTTACGAATGGACCGATATGTCCTATCAGGAGAAGGCGGCGGAAGACCAGATCGGCATCGTCTTTGCGTTGGCGTTGTTGTTCATTTATCTCTTCCTGGTCGCCCAATATGAGAGCTGGATGATCCCGTTCGGCGTGATTCTTTCGGTGCCGATCGCCTTGTTCGGCGCCGTGCTCTTCCTGATGCTGCGCAACATCGACAACAATATTTACACCCAGGTCGGCCTGGTGCTGCTCTGCGGCATCGCCTGTAAAACCGCCATCCTGATCGTCGAATTCGCCAAAGTCAAACATGAGGAGGGCATGCCGATTCTCGAAGCGGCCGCATTTGCGGCGAAATTGCGGTTCCGGGCGGTTCTGATGACGGCAATCTCCTTTATCCTCGGCACCCTGCCGCTGGTGGTCGCCACCGGGCCGGGCGCCAACAGCCGCCAGGCGCTGGGAACGGCGGTGGTCGGCGGCATGTTTATGGCGGTCGTCATCGGCACCTTTCTGATTCCGGCGTTCTATGTGATTGTGCAGCAGGCCATTGAATTGGTCAAGCGAAAAGCGGAGAAATAGCCGTGTTCGTCGTGCGGCAATTGGAGGTCGGCGGCTTTGACGACAATTTTTCCTACCTGTTTTATACGCGGGAGGGGCGGGCGGCGCTGGTCGATCCGACCGGTGAGCTTGCCGTCATCCGGCGGGCGATTGCGGCGGTCCCGGTCGCGCTGCAGCCGGGTTATATCTTTCTCACCCACAGCCATCGGGATCATTTCGGCGACTGGCCGGCGATCCTGGCGATGTTTCCGGCGCCGGTGGTGGCGCATCCGGCCGCGTCGCTGCCGATTCCTTTCCGGGCGGCCGGAGACCGGGAACGGCTGCCGCTGGGAACCGGTTTCGTCGAAGTGCTTTATACCCCCGGGCACAGCCCGGACAGTGTTTGTTACCGTTTGAGCGATGACGACGGTTTGTTTACCGGCGATACGTTGTTCGTCGATTGCTGCGGCTACGGCAAGACGGAAGAACTGTACCGTTCGCTGCAGCAGGTGATCTATCCGCTGCCGGACTCACTGCCGGTTTATTCCGGTCACAACTACGGCCATCTGCCGGTGACGCAACTGGGAGAGGAAAAGCGGCGCAATCCCTATTTGAAGCGCCAGAGCCTGGCGGCGTTCAGCGAAGCGATGAAAACGCTTTGAACGATTGTTCAATGGAATTTCAGATTGCCGCGGCAATCGAAGGCCGAACGGCTGCTCAACCATAAACTGCAATAAGCCGATAACTGCATGGCGACTAAAATGGCGATCATGATTGCCAGTTGGTATTTGATGGCCAGCAGCGGCGAAACGCCCCCGAGCATCTGACCGGTCATCATGCCCGGCAATGAAACGATGCCGAGCGTTCCCATCGTCGTCAACTGCGGCAGCAGGGTCGCCCGCAGAGCTTCGGCAAAAAACGGCCTGGCCGCTTCCTGCGGAGTTGCGCCCAGCAACAGCAGGGCGGTGAATTCCCGTTGCCGTTCCGTGCAGTCCGTTGTAAAAGCGCTCCAGAGCGATCACGTTGCTGCGCATGGTATTGCCCAGAATCATGCCGCCGACCGGAATCAGATAGGCCGCATCATACCAGGGCTTTACCTGCAGGATCATCAGCATGAAATAAAGCAGGATGACACCGAACCCGCCGAGGGAGGCGACCGTTTCACCCAGCAGCAGTTGCCGGACCGGCAGTTTGCTGCGTTTGAGCGTCGTTACGTTGGCGACCAGCAGCATGACCAGAAGCCAGAGCAGATTCAACCCGGGCCGGTTCCAGCGAAACAGATATTCCAGGTAATAGCCGACCAGCAGCAACTGCACACTCATCCGCAGGACCGTCCAGAGCAACTCTTTGTTCAGGCCAAGCTTCAAACGCCAGTTGAACCACAACGGGATAAAGAGCAACAGGTAAACGGCCAGCAGGCCGCCCAGCCCGATATCGACTGTCGCGTTCATCGCCTGTCCTTTCGCACCAGTTTCCGGTCAACCGCCAGATAAATCGCCGGAAAAAGTTCGAAGAGCCGCTCATCATGGGAAACCGCCAGAACAGTCAAGGCCGGGCGCATCAAACAACGGCTCACCTCCTCGCAGGATGCGTCGTCCAGGGCGGAAGTGACTTCGTCGGCGAGGATCAAACGCCGGTCCAGCAGCAGCACCCGGGCGATGGCCAGCCGTTGTTTTTCTCCGCCGGAGAGATCATGACAGCGGCGATTCAACAACTGTGCGGATAAATTCAGCTCCTCCAGCACCTGCCGGAGCCGCTGCCCGTCGGGTTGCCGTCCGGCGTTGGCTTTGAAACGGAATGGCAGCAACAGCGCTTCCCGGACGGTGGCTGCCGCCAGCACCGGTTCCTGTTCGATAATGGCCACCTGCCGGCGTAACCCGGCCAAATTGTCCGCCGTCTGCCGGATGCCGTCGACATAAATTTCACCGGCGGCCGGCTCCAGAAGTCCGGCAATGGTGGCCAGCAGCGAGGATTTGCCGCTGCCCGATGGTCCGACGATCAGCGTCTTGCTGCCGGGTGCCAGTTCCAGATTGATGTCCTGCAGCAAGATCTGATCGTTTCTCGCTACCGTCAGTTGGCGTAGCCGCAGCATTTTCCGTCATTCCGCTCCGATGAAAAACGGTACCTGCCGGAGCCGGAATTCCTGCAGGGCCGGCTGTTGGTAGAATACTTTCATCAGAAACAGCCCGTGGGCCGGCGCGGTATCCGGGGCGGCCAGCCGGTTGCGGGCCGCCAGAATACGCGGCACCTCATCCGGCGTCAGCCGGCCGGCGCCGACCGCCTCCAGCGTTCCGGTCAGACAACGGATCATCTTGTAGAGAAAACCGTTGCCTTTGAACGTCAGGCAAATGAAATCGCCGAACTCGGCAAGTTCGATCGCATAGATGGTCCGCACCGCGTCGTCGATTTTCTTGCGCTCCACGACGAAAGAGGAAAAATCATGCGTTCCTTCCAGACAGCCGGCGGCGGCGGCAATCGCCGCCAGATCGATCGGCTGCCGCAGGTGCCAGGAATACTTCCCCGAAAAGGGGGTTTCTTCCCCGCGGTTCAAAACATAAGTGTAGGCTTTGCCCACTGCGTCGAACCGGGCGTGAAATTCCAGCGGCACTGCGGTGATCTTCCGGATGCGGATAGCGCCCGGCAGCAGCCGGTTCAAAGCCTGCTTCAGCTTTTCCATTGGAATAATCGGCCGGTGCGGGTAGGTGAAACTGGCGGCGAACCCCAACGCATGGACGCCGGCATCGGTCCGGCTGCTGCCCGTCAGATGAATCGGCGCGCCGGCGAACAATTTCGACAGGATGCTCTGCAACACCTCCTGCACAGTCCGGCAATGCGGTTGAATCTGCCAGCCGGCGTATTCGCTGCCGTCGAAACTGATTTCCAGCAACAGCCGGCCGGCCGGCTGTTCCGGCGGAATGTCGCATGCCGTCGTTTCACTCATCGAATGCTCCGACGGCCGGCTGGCGCCGGAATTCCTTGCAATACAGTTTGCGTGCCGTCCGATCGACGGTCCGCCAGAAACCGGCATCCTGCTGCAGGATGTCGCGCAGCGGCCGGTTGCGGTAAAGGCGCATGAAACGCAGCAGGTCACGGCGCGTCAAACCGATATCCATCGCCGAAAACCATAAGCCGGCAACATCCTTGACCACATACCGGTAAGGCGTTTTACGGCGCAGTTGCGCCCGGTGCAGGTCGATCAAATAGAGGCGCAGTCGACCGGCCGCCGACGCCTGGCGATCCAGCAGGTAATGGCAGAGATAGTAATCCCGGTGATTCAAGCCGTTGCGATGCAAAGTCCGACTGGTTCGGGCCAGTGATTCGATCAGCGCTTTTTTCAGCGCAAACGGCGGCGGCTCCTGCGGCCAGGGCCGGCAGAAATCCTCCAGGCTGATGCAGTCGGTCAATTCCGCCGTGATCAAAAAGGATTCCAGCCGCGCCGGATTCCAGCCGCGCTCCCCGAACGCGCAGGGGGTCATCGTCTCGATCTGCCACTCCTTCAGACACTTCAGCGCCGCAAACTCATTGCCGGCGCCCAATACCGGCCGTTTGCCCTGCAACAGATTTTTAAAGATTTCCCGCCAACCGACGCCCCGGTGGAATTTCAGGAAGAAACCGCGCCCGTCGATGACGAAACGAATGGTCCGGCGGCTTTTGACATTGCGGAATTCTTCGCCGGTCAGTTGTTCCACTGCGCCAAACGGCTCCCGCCCGCGCCAGAGTTCGGTAAAGAAATTATCCAGAAACAGCTTCATAACGCTCCTTGAGTAGCTGTTCAATGCGGTCGGCAGCCACCCGGTGCCGGTTGCACAAATCATGGCCGGCGGCGAAGTCAAGCGCTTTGCGGCGGTAGCAAGCCAATGCTTCGCCGGATAACAGCCGCGCCAATTGCCGGTCCAATTCCGTCTGGTCGAACGGCTCCGGCAATACCACGCCGGAGCCGGCCGCCTCGATATATTCCGAATAGCCGGTCGCGCCGCTGCACAATACCGGCAGCCCGGCGGCCAGACTCTCAATCAAAACGGTAGCCGCCGCTTCATTGACCGCCGGATGCAGCATCAGGTCGGCAGCCTGCAGCAACGCCGGTATGTCATCGCGCGGACCGAGAAACTTCACCTGGTCGGCAACGTTCAATTGCCGGGCCAGTTTCTGCAAGGAGGCCGGATTGTCGCGGCCGGCGACCTGATAGCTAACCTGCCGCCGCCAAGCGGCGGGCAGGGCGGCGACGGCCCGGATCGCCCGCGCCACTCCTTTGGCTTTGAAGCCGGAACCGACCTGCAGAATCAGCCGCCGGTCCGGCTCCAGGCCCAATTCCTGCCGTTTGGCAATTCGGATTGCTTCGGCGTCAGCGGTCCGGCGGCGGTCCGGCGGCATCCCCGGCGGCAGCCGGAAAAAACGCTCCGGCGCGGTCTGGTAATAGTGTTGATATTCCTGTTCCTGCCGCGCCGTCAGGCTGAAGATCAACGTTGGACTCGACGGTGCGAACAACGCCGCTTCCAGATGCTGGTAGGCCTGGTAACGCGGGAAGCGGCGATAGAGCCAACTGCGGTTGTGGCGCGCCCAGGCCTGCAGACAATTGTCGGCGGCGAAGTAAACATCGAGCGAACTCAAACGGTTGAAACCGATCAGCAACGCCGGCCGATCCTGGCGGACCGCCTGGCGCAGTTGCCGATCGAATTCCAGCGCCCGGGCATGGTTGCTGCGGGTTTTCGGTTTAAGCAGGCGCACGGCAAAGCCGTCCGGAATTTCCCCCTGCCATTCGCGGGCGTAGATGGTAATTTCATGGCCGCGCCGGCGGCACTCTTCCGCCAGCCGCAGCATATCGCGTTGCAGGCCGCCGTAAGGAAAATATTTGAACAGAGCGAACGCCAGTTTCATTGCGTCGTTTCCGTCACTTTTTTCCGCCGGAAAATGACGCCGTCCTGATGGCCCAGTTGGCCGGCCGCAACCACTTCGAAATGTTTCTTCAAGTCGGCCGGCAGCGCGTCGAAACGTTCCTGACGGGTCAGAAAACAATCTTCCGCAGGGAATTGCAGCAGGGCGTAGATGTCATCCTGAATGTCATAGCGCGGCAGGAAGACGGTTTGGCGGTCATTCGGAAAATAATCGATCAATTTCAGCACGCCCCGGCTGGCTGGAGCCTCGGGATCGGTCGGCTGCTGGCGCGGGTCCGGCGGAATGACGTAACGGCCGATGAAGCGCTTTTCCGCCGGCAGGTTGACCAGGTATTTCAATTCGTCGCCGTCCGGGCCGAGGAAATAGTAATGCAGACGGGCGTTCCGCCGGGATTGTTCGGCGTCGGCGACGAATTGCCGGCTGCTTTCGCCGGCGTTCTCGACCGGCATGACGATCATCGCCCGGATGACCACCATCGTACAGGCGGCCACCGCCAGCAGAACCATTTCCCGGTAGGACGGCTTCGATTTGTGAAAGGTCAGAATGACCAGCAGGCAGAGGATGCCGCAAATCAGAATCGGCATGAAAAATGGCATCCGGACTGCAGGCGTCAGACCGTAACGGAATACAATGAAGTTGATGACGACGGCGAGCAGCGTGGCGAACGGCAATACTTCCGCCGCCCGCAGCAGGTATTTTTTCAACCAGTCGAACAATTTCAAATGATCGAAATTGAGCATCAGCAGACCGCACAGCAGCGCCATCGCCGGAATCACCGGCACGACATACCGCAGATGTTTGGTCCCGGGAATGCTCATGCCCAGCAGGACGATGAGAATCCAGCCGGCCAGCAATCGCAGCAAAGTCTCATGCGGTTTCGCTTCATCCGGCCGCTGCCGGCATAATTTTTTGCCGTAGACGACGATGACCAGCAGTGCCAGCGGATAGGTCAGCGCATAGGAGCCGGCCGCATTGGTGAAAAAGTACCAGAACGGCTTGGTGCTGCCGAAACGGCTGAGAATCTGGTCGTCGAAAAACAGCCACAGCAGATTGTGGCCGCCCTGCCAGGCGCAGAGTTGCAGGAAAAACCACATGCAGAGCAAGGCGGTCAGGCCGCAGACGATTGCCGACCAGAGCGTTGCCATCCAGCGCCGGTTTACCAGATAATAAGCGATGATCACGGCGGCAGGAATCAAAACACCCATCGGACCGCGCACCGCGAAGCTGAACGCGACACAGAACGGCAGCCATACCAGCCGCCAGCACCAGGGCCTGCCGCTTAAATCGGCGGAATACATCAGATAAAAAGCGGTGATCGTCGCCGCCGCGGTAAAGACATCCAGGTTGGGTGCCCGGGCGATCGATAAAAATTCAAAGGACAGAAATAAAAAGCAAACCGCATACAAACCCAGCCGTTTGGAGATCTTCCGGCCGATCAGGTAAGTCATCATCACCAGATAGGCTGCCGCCAGCGCCGTCGGCAGCGTCAGGGTCAGCATGTTGATGTAACGGCCGCCCCAACTGGCCAGGTACATGAAATAGACCATCGTCGACGGATAATCGGTGTACGGTTTGCCGTACAGCGTAGGAAACAAACCGAGGCCGTATTGGCCGATTTCGGCCGTGAACAGCGCGAAACGGCAGTTGATCCGGATGATTTCGGCGGAATATAAGCCGGTGGTGAAGGCGCACAGCGCGCAAAAAAAGATCAACAGCGGAATTTTACATTTGGATGGAATAATCATTAACGTTTCCAATTCATTTCATTGTCCGGTCCAGCGAATCGTCTGCCAGGATTGCCCGGTAATCCAATGCGTCCAGAGCCCGGCGGATGCGGCGGCGGGCGGCGGGAGTGCCGGTTTTCTTGCCGGCGATGGCCGGGTTGAGCACCATCGTGGCGTGATTCAGATGGCATAGATAGCGCATCAGTTCGGCCGGCTCGAGAAAAATCATCCGATAGCCCTGTTCCACCAGTTTGCGGTGCAGGGAGCGGCCGGCGGTATCGCCGTCGAAAAAACCGTCGGTATATTTCCGGATCAGTTCGGTTCGATACAATGCGCAGTGGCTGCGCAGGTAGCGGCCGTCCCGTTCCGATTCCGGCGGGCGCCGGAACCAGGTTTCCAACTGTTTGCCCAGCCGTTTCAGCGGCGATTGGATTTCCAGTTTCCAACTGCCGACGCCGGCGATGCGTTCCTCCGCTTCCAAGCGGCCGAGCAGATAATCCAGCCAGCGGTCGGAACGGATGATCGTATCGGTATGAATGGACAGAACGTAAGGGGTATCCACCTGCTGCAGCCCCAAATCCAGTGCCCGGGCATGCATTGCCGCCGGCGTTTCCCCGGCCGAACCGGGCCGCTCGATCAGGGTAATGTTGCGCAAACTCCGCAGGTAGTCGATGGAGTCATCATGGGAATTGTTGTCGACGACGATAACCCGGATGCGTTCGGGCGGCGTATGCTTCCACAACGAACGCAGGCATAACTTGGTCAGCTCCGGAGTTTGGTATTGAACGATTAAAACGGTTAACTTACATTCAGCCATATGATTTCCTAAACAAAAATATTGCGAAACCATAAAATACCGCCGCAAACGTTTTTTGCCAATTTTCCCGGCGCCGTTCCGGGGGGAAAAATATGGTTTTTTTTTGCAAACCAACGAAATCGTGTTATCTTTAATACGCTGCAGGATGCAATTTTTTTTGGGAAAGAGATTTTATGAATGTCACTCGGATAACCAGCACCGGCAACGCCGCCGTCAAACATGTCTGCCGGCTGCGGGAGCGCCGCGACCGCGAAAAAGAGCAGTTGACGGTGCTGGAAGGCTACCGGGAACTGACTCGGGCCAGGGAGTACGGTCTGGAGTTGACGGAGTGTTTTTTCGCTCCGGAAATGTTCCTGGGCAGCAATGAATATCCGCTGCTGGAGGCCCTGGCGGCCGCCGGGGTGAAGCTGTTCGAAGTTCCACCGTTCCTGCTGGCCAAAATGGCTTACCGCGACCGGCCGGAAGGGCTGATTGCGGTGGCGAAGATGAAACGGCATACGCTGGCGGATATTCCGGTGCGGCCGGATGGTCTGTACCTGGTGGCGGAAGCGGTCGAAAAACCGGGCAATCTGGG harbors:
- a CDS encoding glycosyltransferase family 4 protein, encoding MKLAFALFKYFPYGGLQRDMLRLAEECRRRGHEITIYAREWQGEIPDGFAVRLLKPKTRSNHARALEFDRQLRQAVRQDRPALLIGFNRLSSLDVYFAADNCLQAWARHNRSWLYRRFPRYQAYQHLEAALFAPSSPTLIFSLTARQEQEYQHYYQTAPERFFRLPPGMPPDRRRTADAEAIRIAKRQELGLEPDRRLILQVGSGFKAKGVARAIRAVAALPAAWRRQVSYQVAGRDNPASLQKLARQLNVADQVKFLGPRDDIPALLQAADLMLHPAVNEAAATVLIESLAAGLPVLCSGATGYSEYIEAAGSGVVLPEPFDQTELDRQLARLLSGEALACYRRKALDFAAGHDLCNRHRVAADRIEQLLKERYEAVSG
- a CDS encoding ABC transporter permease, with protein sequence MLGATPQEAARPFFAEALRATLLPQLTTMGTLGIVSLPGMMTGQMLGGVSPLLAIKYQLAIMIAILVAMQLSAYCSLWLSSRSAFDCRGNLKFH
- a CDS encoding glycosyltransferase family 2 protein, with the protein product MAECKLTVLIVQYQTPELTKLCLRSLWKHTPPERIRVIVVDNNSHDDSIDYLRSLRNITLIERPGSAGETPAAMHARALDLGLQQVDTPYVLSIHTDTIIRSDRWLDYLLGRLEAEERIAGVGSWKLEIQSPLKRLGKQLETWFRRPPESERDGRYLRSHCALYRTELIRKYTDGFFDGDTAGRSLHRKLVEQGYRMIFLEPAELMRYLCHLNHATMVLNPAIAGKKTGTPAARRRIRRALDALDYRAILADDSLDRTMK
- a CDS encoding glycosyltransferase family 39 protein: MIIPSKCKIPLLIFFCALCAFTTGLYSAEIIRINCRFALFTAEIGQYGLGLFPTLYGKPYTDYPSTMVYFMYLASWGGRYINMLTLTLPTALAAAYLVMMTYLIGRKISKRLGLYAVCFLFLSFEFLSIARAPNLDVFTAAATITAFYLMYSADLSGRPWCWRLVWLPFCVAFSFAVRGPMGVLIPAAVIIAYYLVNRRWMATLWSAIVCGLTALLCMWFFLQLCAWQGGHNLLWLFFDDQILSRFGSTKPFWYFFTNAAGSYALTYPLALLVIVVYGKKLCRQRPDEAKPHETLLRLLAGWILIVLLGMSIPGTKHLRYVVPVIPAMALLCGLLMLNFDHLKLFDWLKKYLLRAAEVLPFATLLAVVINFIVFRYGLTPAVRMPFFMPILICGILCLLVILTFHKSKPSYREMVLLAVAACTMVVIRAMIVMPVENAGESSRQFVADAEQSRRNARLHYYFLGPDGDELKYLVNLPAEKRFIGRYVIPPDPRQQPTDPEAPASRGVLKLIDYFPNDRQTVFLPRYDIQDDIYALLQFPAEDCFLTRQERFDALPADLKKHFEVVAAGQLGHQDGVIFRRKKVTETTQ
- a CDS encoding efflux RND transporter permease subunit — encoded protein: MISKFFIERPRFAFVIAILISLAGLIALGVMPVTQYPNITPSQVAVSATYPGADALTLQQTVVEPLEAQINGVKRMLYMSSTSSDSGSATITVTLGIGTDGDSNTVNVQNRANWALSQLPEEVQRQGVIVKEKSSNMLLVMTLYSPKGTYDALFLTNYALLNIKDELSRVNGVGDIGLLGNLNYAMRIWLDPDRMASLGLDVNDISSAIKAQNVQVSSGALGEAPTPADQIFRFSIQTQGRLTSVEEFENIVIRALDDGAQVKLKDVAKVELGAETYTSSGLLNDAPAALLAIYQLNDANGLAIAEACKAKLAELAESFPDDLEYGFQYDTTKFIDASISEVERTLFEAVILVVLVTFIFLQNWRMTLVPTIAIPVSLIGTFAVLLSIGYSINLITLFGLILAIGIVVDDAIVVIENVSRLMEEEKLSPKAAALKSMEEVTGPVIATTAVLLAMFVPVCFLSGITGEMYRQFGITISVAVAISAINALTLSPALSAILLKPPSKQPRRKFFAFRWFDAFFDRLTASYGWTVGKLLRAALLVFVIYCALTFLTLRLFNQLPTGFIPGEDQGAFFVNVQLPDNASLERTEAVVKRINDILLAEPGVSDVIASPGFSILTGTNASNNAMMIGVLKDWSERQTPDLYQSAIVSRVQKKLSAIPEAVIQAFDIPTIPGIGVTGGFSFVVEDTTGTDPARMMEALDQLIAEANQDPALTQVYTTYRAALRQVYLEIDREKALKMGVSLDSINNALQGLMGYAYVNDFNKFGKVYKVEIQSQADSRAVTSDINRLYVRNSGGEMVPLNTLVMVKTRYAPQYLTRYNMYSSATVQGMPRPGVSSGTAMAAMEAVAKRTLPAGMRYEWTDMSYQEKAAEDQIGIVFALALLFIYLFLVAQYESWMIPFGVILSVPIALFGAVLFLMLRNIDNNIYTQVGLVLLCGIACKTAILIVEFAKVKHEEGMPILEAAAFAAKLRFRAVLMTAISFILGTLPLVVATGPGANSRQALGTAVVGGMFMAVVIGTFLIPAFYVIVQQAIELVKRKAEK
- the truA gene encoding tRNA pseudouridine(38-40) synthase TruA → MSETTACDIPPEQPAGRLLLEISFDGSEYAGWQIQPHCRTVQEVLQSILSKLFAGAPIHLTGSSRTDAGVHALGFAASFTYPHRPIIPMEKLKQALNRLLPGAIRIRKITAVPLEFHARFDAVGKAYTYVLNRGEETPFSGKYSWHLRQPIDLAAIAAAAGCLEGTHDFSSFVVERKKIDDAVRTIYAIELAEFGDFICLTFKGNGFLYKMIRCLTGTLEAVGAGRLTPDEVPRILAARNRLAAPDTAPAHGLFLMKVFYQQPALQEFRLRQVPFFIGAE
- a CDS encoding ATP-binding cassette domain-containing protein is translated as MLRLRQLTVARNDQILLQDINLELAPGSKTLIVGPSGSGKSSLLATIAGLLEPAAGEIYVDGIRQTADNLAGLRRQVAIIEQEPVLAAATVREALLLPFRFKANAGRQPDGQRLRQVLEELNLSAQLLNRRCHDLSGGEKQRLAIARVLLLDRRLILADEVTSALDDASCEEVSRCLMRPALTVLAVSHDERLFELFPAIYLAVDRKLVRKDRR
- a CDS encoding MBL fold metallo-hydrolase; the encoded protein is MFVVRQLEVGGFDDNFSYLFYTREGRAALVDPTGELAVIRRAIAAVPVALQPGYIFLTHSHRDHFGDWPAILAMFPAPVVAHPAASLPIPFRAAGDRERLPLGTGFVEVLYTPGHSPDSVCYRLSDDDGLFTGDTLFVDCCGYGKTEELYRSLQQVIYPLPDSLPVYSGHNYGHLPVTQLGEEKRRNPYLKRQSLAAFSEAMKTL
- the rfaP gene encoding lipopolysaccharide core heptose(I) kinase RfaP — encoded protein: MKLFLDNFFTELWRGREPFGAVEQLTGEEFRNVKSRRTIRFVIDGRGFFLKFHRGVGWREIFKNLLQGKRPVLGAGNEFAALKCLKEWQIETMTPCAFGERGWNPARLESFLITAELTDCISLEDFCRPWPQEPPPFALKKALIESLARTSRTLHRNGLNHRDYYLCHYLLDRQASAAGRLRLYLIDLHRAQLRRKTPYRYVVKDVAGLWFSAMDIGLTRRDLLRFMRLYRNRPLRDILQQDAGFWRTVDRTARKLYCKEFRRQPAVGAFDE